A section of the Planctomycetota bacterium genome encodes:
- a CDS encoding anti-sigma factor, whose amino-acid sequence MQDLLAERAGAGLSPAEQAELDGHCRRLGLRPPPDDLDLAAASLELAYLRRDDMVGMPPDVLARLIAKGDAYCAAVRPGPIPFPTPARAPDTARTLKLFPWVAAAAIVIASVAWLTRPAMTPAAPSPDIVAQLASASDAITLPWSPWSDGEVTSECPAATGRVVWSESLQRGYMIFDRLPPLPGAQYQLWIVDSRGMGQRISGGVFDGAGGPQVVPITPGIAVQGAAAFAVTIEAPGGTWVSDMSRRAVIASKG is encoded by the coding sequence GTGCAAGACCTCCTCGCCGAGCGCGCCGGGGCGGGCCTCTCGCCAGCCGAACAGGCCGAGCTGGATGGGCACTGCCGCCGGCTCGGGCTGCGCCCCCCGCCCGACGACCTCGACCTCGCCGCGGCGTCGCTCGAACTGGCGTACCTGCGGCGCGACGACATGGTCGGCATGCCGCCGGACGTGCTGGCACGCCTGATCGCCAAGGGCGACGCGTACTGCGCCGCGGTGCGCCCGGGTCCCATCCCGTTCCCCACGCCCGCGCGGGCGCCCGACACCGCCCGCACGCTCAAGTTGTTCCCGTGGGTCGCGGCGGCGGCGATCGTCATCGCATCCGTGGCGTGGCTTACGCGGCCCGCGATGACCCCCGCGGCACCCTCGCCCGACATCGTGGCGCAGCTCGCGAGCGCGTCCGACGCCATCACGCTGCCCTGGAGCCCCTGGTCCGACGGCGAGGTGACTTCCGAATGCCCCGCCGCCACGGGGCGGGTCGTTTGGAGCGAGTCGCTCCAGCGCGGCTACATGATCTTCGACCGCCTACCCCCGCTTCCGGGCGCGCAGTACCAGCTCTGGATCGTCGATTCCCGCGGCATGGGACAACGCATCAGCGGCGGGGTCTTCGACGGCGCGGGCGGGCCGCAGGTCGTGCCGATCACGCCGGGCATCGCCGTGCAAGGGGCGGCGGCGTTCGCCGTCACGATCGAGGCGCCCGGCGGGACCTGGGTCTCCGACATGTCTCGCCGCGCGGTGATCGCGTCAAAGGGCTGA